A genomic window from Methanovulcanius yangii includes:
- the mutS gene encoding DNA mismatch repair protein MutS encodes MSKGPTPAMRQFYDMKAQYPGCVLFFQMGDFYETFGEDAELVARELDITLTSRGRTMEGERMPLAGVPIHAGEAYIARLVKKGYRVAVCDQVEDPKKAKGVVKRDVVRVITPGTVIDSAMLHTAGQSYLMGLSVSKKGKRLGLAFLDITTGEFFITSCRSEDAADLTSAVDRHMPSECVVPEDSPGWIPRILKERGVVVTSYDPYHFTRDASINLLCSQFSVASLEGFGCAGMEEGVCAAGGCLAYAKETQKSELSHIRTISAMVPSGTMVLDSITLRNLELVRGIREGSDSTLLAVLDRTRTAMGGRQLRSDIIAPLIDKAGIEERLDALEYLFNEPMQRTSLRESLHRFSDIERIAGRISYGNAGPRDLVTLRDSLVRIPVIRGACIPRGDTPLPDALASCIEGMSTHDTIVSLIASALTDEPPVLVKTGGVIRDGYDPRLDELRSISHSGKDWIAGFQQEERERTGIKSLKIAYNKVFGYYIEVTKANLHLVPPDYIRKQTMSNGERYTLPVLQEMEAKISNAEEHLTAMEAEIFSEIITALNEHVSALQETARNIGRIDVFASLAEVAALYGYVRPIIEDSGRLLISDGRHPVVERSLESGFVPNDAELDTGGTQILIITGANMAGKSTYMREVALICIMAQMGCFVPADQAVIGITDRIFTRVGAFDDLASGQSTFMVEMIELANILNNVTDRSLVILDEIGRGTSTLDGYSIARAVLEYLHGRGKSGPRTLFATHFHEIVEVESDLKRAKNYHFAVRETGSDVIFLRKLIPGATDRSYGIHVARLAGVPKPVSARAEDILSIERTRVMSTERGKTPRYTQMLLIDAPGGVKETTDPVLIELRNLDPDSMTPREALAKLYELQKKAQ; translated from the coding sequence GAACTTGTCGCGCGTGAACTGGATATCACTCTGACCTCACGCGGAAGGACGATGGAAGGTGAGCGAATGCCACTTGCAGGCGTCCCCATTCATGCGGGTGAGGCATATATTGCCCGCCTTGTCAAGAAGGGATACCGCGTTGCAGTCTGTGATCAGGTAGAGGATCCGAAAAAGGCGAAAGGGGTAGTAAAACGTGATGTTGTCCGTGTGATCACCCCCGGTACTGTTATCGATTCTGCAATGCTGCATACCGCCGGACAGAGCTACCTGATGGGCCTGTCTGTGTCTAAAAAAGGAAAGCGCTTGGGGCTTGCGTTTCTTGATATTACGACGGGTGAATTTTTCATCACATCCTGCAGGAGTGAGGATGCCGCAGATCTCACTTCTGCTGTTGACAGGCATATGCCCTCTGAGTGCGTTGTTCCCGAGGATTCACCCGGCTGGATACCACGAATACTCAAAGAGCGCGGGGTTGTCGTCACGTCATATGATCCGTACCATTTCACCCGCGATGCATCGATAAATCTCCTCTGCAGCCAGTTTTCTGTTGCGTCCCTGGAGGGGTTTGGATGCGCAGGGATGGAGGAGGGAGTGTGTGCTGCCGGAGGCTGTCTGGCCTATGCGAAGGAAACACAGAAATCCGAACTGTCGCATATCCGTACGATCTCGGCGATGGTTCCGTCCGGCACAATGGTGCTTGATTCCATAACTCTTCGGAATCTGGAACTTGTCCGGGGAATACGTGAGGGAAGCGATTCAACGCTTCTCGCTGTTCTTGACCGTACACGGACGGCGATGGGAGGCCGACAGTTACGCTCGGATATCATTGCGCCTCTCATCGACAAGGCCGGGATTGAGGAGAGGCTGGATGCGCTTGAATATCTCTTCAATGAACCTATGCAGCGGACATCCCTGAGAGAAAGTCTCCATCGCTTTTCCGATATCGAGCGAATTGCCGGGCGGATATCATATGGGAATGCAGGTCCGCGGGATCTGGTGACGCTGCGGGATTCACTTGTGCGTATCCCTGTAATTCGCGGCGCCTGTATTCCACGCGGTGACACCCCCCTCCCGGATGCGCTGGCATCCTGCATCGAGGGCATGAGCACCCATGACACGATTGTATCGCTCATTGCCTCTGCTCTTACGGATGAGCCCCCCGTACTGGTGAAAACAGGAGGGGTGATCCGTGACGGATATGACCCCCGCCTCGATGAACTCCGGAGTATTTCCCATTCCGGAAAAGACTGGATTGCTGGGTTCCAGCAGGAAGAAAGGGAGAGAACCGGGATAAAATCCCTGAAAATTGCATATAACAAGGTATTTGGGTATTATATCGAGGTGACGAAGGCAAATCTCCATCTAGTTCCTCCGGACTACATCCGAAAACAGACGATGTCCAATGGCGAGAGGTATACGCTTCCTGTCCTGCAGGAGATGGAGGCGAAGATCTCAAATGCGGAAGAACATCTCACGGCAATGGAGGCAGAAATTTTCAGTGAGATCATCACCGCCCTGAATGAACATGTATCTGCACTTCAGGAAACGGCACGAAATATCGGCCGTATCGATGTTTTTGCCTCACTTGCAGAAGTTGCCGCACTCTATGGATATGTGCGGCCGATTATCGAGGACTCGGGGCGCCTTCTTATTTCCGACGGGCGCCATCCGGTAGTCGAGCGGAGTCTTGAGTCGGGTTTTGTCCCAAATGATGCGGAACTTGATACCGGGGGAACACAGATTCTCATCATCACCGGGGCCAATATGGCAGGGAAGTCCACCTATATGCGTGAGGTGGCTCTCATCTGTATCATGGCCCAGATGGGGTGTTTCGTTCCCGCTGATCAGGCAGTGATCGGGATCACGGATCGCATTTTCACACGGGTGGGCGCCTTTGATGATCTTGCCAGTGGTCAGTCCACATTCATGGTGGAGATGATCGAGCTCGCAAATATCCTCAATAATGTGACTGACCGGAGTCTCGTTATCCTTGACGAAATCGGGCGGGGCACTTCGACACTGGACGGGTATTCCATCGCACGTGCCGTTCTCGAGTATCTTCATGGCAGGGGGAAATCCGGGCCGAGAACTCTCTTTGCCACACATTTCCATGAGATTGTTGAGGTTGAGAGTGATCTAAAACGGGCGAAAAATTATCATTTTGCGGTGAGGGAAACCGGCAGTGATGTGATCTTTCTTCGCAAGCTTATCCCGGGCGCAACAGACCGCAGTTATGGTATCCACGTTGCGCGCCTTGCAGGCGTCCCAAAACCGGTCTCTGCACGGGCCGAGGACATTCTATCTATCGAACGGACACGGGTCATGTCAACTGAAAGGGGGAAAACGCCCCGCTATACCCAGATGCTTCTCATCGATGCGCCGGGAGGGGTGAAAGAGACCACCGACCCCGTGCTCATTGAGCTTCGGAACCTGGATCCGGACTCAATGACGCCCCGGGAAGCACTTGCAAAGCTATACGAACTTCAGAAAAAAGCACAGTAG